The DNA region GTGATCTACCTCGTTGAGGGAGAGATCACCCGGCACCGCCACTCCGACCTACCTAAATAGCACGCCGGTCGTGTGAGGCCGCTGCGCCGCACCCGCGGGGCGGGCCCCCCGCCTGCCCGGGGCGGGGCGGGCGTCTCGAAGCGACCGACCGTTCACCCACCCCGTCGGCGGGCAGGGCCCGCCCTGCTTGCAATCAACCCTATGTCGGGCGCCGCCCGACCCACGCAGCATGGCCAAGCCGCAGGTCTTGATCGTCGAAGACGACCGCTCGCTCAGCGAGGTGCTCGACTACAACCTCCGCCAGGAGGGGTACGAGACCTTCTCCGCGGCGAGCGGCCAAGACGGGCTCAACCTCGCCAAGCTGCGCGTCCCGGACATGATCGTGCTCGACCTGAACCTGCCGGTCATCGACGGCCTGGAGATCTGCCGGCGCCTGCGGGCCGACCCCGTGACCCGCGAGGTGATGGTGTTGATGCTCACCGCCAAGAGCGAAGAGACCGACCAGGTGGCCGGCTTCAGCGTCGGCGCCGACGACTACGTCACCAAGCCCTTTAGCGTGAAGGTGCTGCTGGAGCGCGTGCGGGCGCTCATGCGGCGGCGGATCGGC from Pirellulimonas nuda includes:
- a CDS encoding response regulator — translated: MAKPQVLIVEDDRSLSEVLDYNLRQEGYETFSAASGQDGLNLAKLRVPDMIVLDLNLPVIDGLEICRRLRADPVTREVMVLMLTAKSEETDQVAGFSVGADDYVTKPFSVKVLLERVRALMRRRIGSSRDASVLVSQGILVDRERHRVTAGEEALDLTPSEFGLLEALLRQPGRVFSRSELIDAALGGDSLVLERTIDVHVRALRKKLGPYAALVETVRGIGYRFRDPAGRS